In one window of Camelina sativa cultivar DH55 chromosome 15, Cs, whole genome shotgun sequence DNA:
- the LOC104748749 gene encoding H/ACA ribonucleoprotein complex subunit 1-like: MDPLTITTEAEVIPTTIMVTTEAAVAPPITTVTAEAKVTPAKRAKTTSHLPLPRRQFYHSHTGQPMTLDEVLSDRDSDNEEAEAYSWIDPKQYTFLTRASSSRRGRGGGARRGLGGGARRGLGGGGRGGRGCGGSGGRGCGGSGGRGNLT; encoded by the exons ATGGATCCCCTTACGATCACAACAGAAGCTGAGGTCATCCCTACCACCATTATGGTCACAACAGAAGCTGCGGTCGCCCCTCCTATCACCACGGTCACAGCAGAAGCTAAGGTCACCCCTGCTAAGCGAGCAAAGACTACAAG CCACTTACCTCTTCCTAGACGCCAATTCTATCACTCTCACACCGGTCAG cCAATGACACTTGATGAAGTACTCTCTGACCGAGATAGCGACAATGAGGAGGCTGAGGCATACTCGTGGATAGATCCAAAACAGTATACTTTCCTAACTCGTGCAAGTAGTAGCCGAAGAGGTCGTGGTGGTGGAGCCCGAAGAGGTCTTGGTGGTGGAGCCCGAAGAGGTCTTGGTGGTGGAGGCCGAGGTGGTCGTGGTTGCGGAGGCTCAGGTGGTCGTGGTTGCGGAGGCTCAGGCGGTCGTGGAAACCTCACCTAG
- the LOC104747445 gene encoding uncharacterized protein At4g02000-like encodes MVGFEYEKLTKISRNCSRINHHSRSYPFLALLVVPAEDDEELLVPVWEEGQRSHTPSRGTGNRSSESSDISSYSPISQPPRYPSPLHNDFQTATEQPFHNMVATNLKGKQESTGSNVVRDSHVNHRFEVGESSKRKKGKQIASDQERNTSPRRKEMGVKFYTGCLNFWLYMKKDRCLNKKEA; translated from the exons ATGGTGGGTTTTGAATAtgaaaaacttacaaaaatcaGCAGAAACTGCAGCCGCATAAACCACCACTCTCGATCTTATCCTTTTCTGGCTCTGCTAGTTGTCCCTGCAGAAGATGATGAGGAACTTTTGGTTCCGGTGTGGGAGGAAGGACAACGGTCTCATACTCCTAGTCGAGGAACGGGTAACCGGAGTTCAGAAAGCTCGGATATATCTTCGTACTCACCTATCTCTCAACCTCCTCGTTACCCCTCTCCTTTACACAACGACTTCCAGACAGCTACAGAGCAACCTTTTCACAATATGGTGGCCACAAACCTTAAGGGTAAACAGGAGTCTACGGGATCCAACGTTGTCAGAGATTCCCATGTCAATCACCGTTTTGAAGTGGGAGAGagctctaagagaaagaaaggcAAACAAATTGCCTCAGATCAGGAGAGGAATACTAGCCCTCGCAGGAAAGAGATGGGAGTCAAGTTTTACACG GGCTGTTTGAATTTTTGGTTGTACATGAAGAAAGATAGATGTTTGAACAAAAAGGAAGCATGA
- the LOC104747444 gene encoding uncharacterized protein At4g02000-like, translated as MAHELWDDLQYMVLGRDDPELLIPHTAYAGVMARNRISLIGKPLNLNDQPLKLVIQELPRLWGLTKKVHGRILDDSYVQFRFQQEEDMVSVLRQQPWLVNDWFVALQRWEDFPGEKFLTYIDLWVQLHGISLPYVSERTVRYIANTLGDVVALDFNEDTTPQIDFLRVKVRIIFTNRLRFFRRVRFQSGERAMVGFEYEKLTKISRNCSRINHHSRSYPFLALLVVPAEDDEELLVPVWEEGQRSHTPSRGTGNRSSESSDISSYSPISQPPRYPSPLHNDFQTATEQPFHNMVATNLKGKQESTGSNVVRDSHVNHRFEVGESSKRKKGKQIASDQERNTSPRRKEMGVKFYTGCLNFWLYMKKDRCLNKKEA; from the exons ATGGCTCATGAACTGTGGGATGACCTCCAATACATGGTTTTGGGTCGAGATGACCCAGAACTGCTCATACCACATACTGCTTACGCTGGAGTTATGGCTAGGAATCGAATAAGTCTGATTGGCAAACCCCTTAACTTGAACGATCAACCGCTAAAGCTTGTGATACAGGAACTACCACGACTATGGGGCTTAACTAAGAAAGTTCATGGACGTATACTGGATGATAGCTATGTGCAGTTTCGttttcaacaagaagaagatatggtTTCGGTGCTGAGACAACAACCATGGTTGGTTAATGATTGGTTCGTGGCGCTACAAAGGTGGGAAGACTTCCCAGGTGAGAAATTTCTGACGTATATAGACCTCTGGGTTCAGTTACATGGAATTTCCTTACCTTATGTTTCTGAGAGGACAGTCAGATACATCGCTAACACTTTAGGGGATGTTGTTGCACTTGACTTCAATGAAGACACTACACCTCAAATTGATTTTCTTAGGGTAAAAGTTCGAATTATCTTCACAAATAGGCTCCGTTTCTTTAGGAGGGTTAGGTTTCAGTCCGGGGAACGTGCTATGGTGGGTTTTGAATAtgaaaaacttacaaaaatcaGCAGAAACTGCAGCCGCATAAACCACCACTCTCGATCTTATCCTTTTCTGGCTCTGCTAGTTGTCCCTGCAGAAGATGATGAGGAACTTTTGGTTCCGGTGTGGGAGGAAGGACAACGGTCTCATACTCCTAGTCGAGGAACGGGTAACCGGAGTTCAGAAAGCTCGGATATATCTTCGTACTCACCTATCTCTCAACCTCCTCGTTACCCCTCTCCTTTACACAACGACTTCCAGACAGCTACAGAGCAACCTTTTCACAATATGGTGGCCACAAACCTTAAGGGTAAACAGGAGTCTACGGGATCCAACGTTGTCAGAGATTCCCATGTCAATCACCGTTTTGAAGTGGGAGAGagctctaagagaaagaaaggcAAACAAATTGCCTCAGATCAGGAGAGGAATACTAGCCCTCGCAGGAAAGAGATGGGAGTCAAGTTTTACACG GGCTGTTTGAATTTTTGGTTGTACATGAAGAAAGATAGATGTTTGAACAAAAAGGAAGCATGA
- the LOC104747443 gene encoding arginine decarboxylase 1: protein MPALACVDTPIDAFSVDCSGVFVPSSTTAAVVDGSCHWSPTLSSSLYRIDGWGAPYFSANTSGNISVRPHGSNTLPHQDIDLMKVVKKVTDPKTSGGLGLQLPLIVRFPDVLKNRLECLQSAFDYAVQTQGYGSHYQGVYPVKCNQDRFVIEDIVEFGSSFRFGLEAGSKPEILLAMSCLCKGNPDAFLVCNGFKDSEYVSLALFGRKLELNTVIVLEQEEELDLVIDLSQKMNVRPVIGLRAKLRTKHSGHFGSTSGEKGKFGLTTIQIVRVVQRLRQVGMLDCLQLLHFHIGSQIPSTALLSDGVAEAAQLYCELVRLGAHMKVIDIGGGLGIDYDGSKSGESDLSVAYTLEEYAAAVVASVRFVCDKKSVKHPVICSESGRAIVSHHSVLIFEAVSASKQHETPTDVQFMLEGYSEEVRNDYENLYGAAMRGDHESCLLYVDQLKQRCVEGFKEGSLSIEQLAGVDGLCEWVIKAIGASDPVLSYHVNLSVFTSIPDFWGIDQLFPIVPIHKLDQRPVARGILSDLTCDSDGKINKFIGGESSLPLHELDNNGCSGGKYYLGMFLGGAYEEALGGVHNLFGGPSVVRVLQSDGPHGFAVTRAVMGQSSADVLRAMQHEPELMFQTLKHRAEEQRNNNKAGSDKGNDKLVAATCLARSFNNMPYLSMETSTDALTAAIDNLGVYYQDEAAAGGDGKGKDEKWAYFG from the coding sequence atgcctgCTCTAGCATGTGTTGATACTCCCATCGATGCCTTCTCCGTTGATTGCTCCGGCGTCTTTGTTCCGTCGTCTACCACCGCCGCCGTTGTTGACGGTTCTTGCCATTGGTCACCGACGCTCTCCTCCTCGCTTTACCGTATCGACGGATGGGGTGCTCCGTATTTCTCAGCTAATACCTCGGGGAACATCTCCGTTCGTCCTCATGGCTCAAACACTTTGCCTCACCAAGACATCGATCTGATGAAGGTTGTGAAGAAGGTGACAGATCCGAAAACCTCCGGTGGTTTGGGATTACAGCTTCCGCTTATCGTTCGTTTCCCTGATGTTCTGAAGAATCGTCTCGAGTGTCTTCAGTCAGCGTTTGATTACGCGGTTCAGACTCAAGGCTATGGTTCTCATTACCAAGGTGTGTATCCTGTGAAATGTAATCAAGATCGGTTCGTTATCGAAGATATTGTTGAGTTCGGATCGAGTTTTCGATTCGGGTTGGAAGCTGGTTCGAAGCCTGAGATACTTCTTGCTATGAGTTGTTTGTGTAAAGGTAACCCTGATGCGTTTCTTGTGTGTAATGGTTTCAAAGACTCTGAGTATGTCTCGTTGGCTTTGTTTGGGAGGAAACTTGAATTGAATACTGTGATTGTTcttgagcaagaagaagagcttgatTTGGTTATTGATTTGAGTCAGAAGATGAACGTGAGGCCTGTGATTGGGTTAAGAGCTAAGCTGAGAACCAAGCATTCTGGTCATTTTGGGTCTACTTCTGGTGAGAAAGGCAAGTTTGGATTGACTACGATTCAGATTGTTCGTGTGGTTCAGAGGCTTCGTCAAGTTGGTATGCTTGATTGTCTCCAGCTTCTGCATTTTCACATTGGTTCACAGATCCCGTCAACGGCTTTGTTATCCGACGGTGTGGCTGAGGCTGCGCAGCTTTACTGTGAGCTTGTCCGTCTTGGTGCTCATATGAAAGTTATTGATATTGGTGGTGGATTGGGGATTGATTACGACGGGTCTAAATCAGGGGAGTCGGATCTCTCTGTTGCTTACACTCTTGAGGAGTATGCCGCAGCTGTTGTGGCGTCGGTGAGGTTTGTTTGTGATAAGAAATCTGTGAAGCATCCGGTGATATGCAGCGAGAGCGGTCGAGCCATTGTTTCACATCACTCGGTGTTGATCTTTGAAGCTGTTTCAGCTAGTAAACAACATGAAACCCCAACTGATGTTCAGTTTATGCTTGAAGGGTACTCTGAGGAAGTCCGAAATGATTACGAGAATCTTTATGGTGCTGCGATGCGTGGTGATCATGAAAGCTGCTTGCTTTATGTTGATCAGCTGAAGCAGAGATGTGTTGAAGGGTTCAAAGAAGGTTCATTGAGCATTGAACAGTTAGCTGGTGTTGATGGATTATGCGAGTGGGTGATTAAGGCAATTGGCGCATCGGATCCGGTTCTGTCTTACCATGTCAATCTATCGGTTTTCACTTCGATTCCTGATTTCTGGGGGATTGATCAGCTGTTTCCTATAGTTCCAATCCATAAACTTGATCAAAGGCCCGTGGCGAGAGGGATCCTATCAGATTTGACCTGTGACAGTGATGGAAAGATCAACAAGTTCATAGGCGGAGAATCGAGCTTGCCATTGCACGAGCTGGACAACAATGGCTGCAGCGGGGGTAAGTACTATTTGGGAATGTTCCTGGGCGGGGCATATGAGGAAGCTCTAGGTGGAGTCCACAATCTGTTTGGTGGACCAAGTGTAGTCCGAGTCTTGCAGAGCGATGGACCTCACGGATTCGCAGTGACACGTGCTGTGATGGGCCAGTCCTCTGCAGATGTCCTCAGAGCGATGCAGCACGAGCCTGAGCTCATGTTTCAGACTCTTAAACACCGAGCCGAGGAGCAgaggaacaacaacaaagcagGTAGTGATAAGGGAAACGACAAACTAGTAGCCGCAACGTGTCTTGCTCGTTCATTCAACAACATGCCTTATCTTTCCATGGAAACGTCCACAGACGCTCTCACCGCAGCGATCGACAACCTCGGTGTTTATTACCAGGACGAAGCTGCAGCTGGTGGCGACGGCAAGGGCAAGGATGAGAAATGGGCTTATTTCGGTTga